The DNA region AGGTGGTGATAGCGCCTTTAGTTGATGAGTAATCAATAAGCGAGGGGGAAGAACGGTAGGCCGTTACCGAGGTGGTATTGATAATGCAATCGCCTGCATGCATATGATCTAATGCAGCTTCTGCAAAATAAAAATAGGCAAATATATTGGTGCGGAAGGTAACATCCAGTTGCCCGGGGTCAATCGCCCTAACGTCTTTTTGCGGAAACTGCATACCTGCATTATTCACCAGGATATTCAGCTTGCCAAATTCTTTTATAGTTTGTTGTACCGCGTGTTTGCAAAAGGCGGGGTCTTTTACGTCTCCTTTAATGAGCAGGCATTGCTGACCTGTTAATTCAACCAGGTCCTTTGTGATTTCGGCATCTTCATCCTCATCCAGGTAAACAATGGCCACATTGGCACCTTCCTGCGCAAAATGTACACTTACCGCGCGGCCAATCCCACTGTCGCCTCCGGTAATCAGGGCTATTTTTCCCTGCAATTTGCCGGCAGCTTTATAGTTGTCTTTAATGTATTCCGGAGCCGGATGCATCTTTGCTTCAATGCCTGGCTGCCTGTCCTGTTTTTGCGGTGTTTGTTCTTTGGTTATCATAGATTCTTAAAAAAAGTGTTGTTGTTAAGTTGACTAAATTAGGCCGGGGCGCCGACTCTTATTGGAAGTCGTTTAATTAAATAATGATTTTTTTTCTTAAATGTTTATAATATTAAAAAAATTGGAAAATTTTGTGTAAGCACGGGAGTGCATGAAAATGTCTAAAGGAGTTTACTCCCGGTTTAAAGAACCCGGGAAAAATTTTCAGTGAACAGATAATTTGTGAGATCTACAGAAATAATTCAGCCGACTAACGATGACCGCAGATGCCAGGGCAACTGTTTAGTACAAGCCGTCATCAGCAGGATGACGGCTTGTAGCATTATTTTTTTAAGTATTTCAGACCCTGTTATTATTATCAGGATAACTACTCCATTGCGCCACGCCTTCGGGTTCAGAGTCCTTCACTTCGGTGCTTTTTTCCTGGCTCATTTGCTTATTCAGCTTTTCGGCCTGTTTAAGTTCCCTCGCCTTATCATCTTCCAGTTGGGTGAGGCCCTGTGTTTCCCTGACGTGCTTTACCGGGTCAGCTATGTAAATGAATTCTTTTTCCAAATCGGGCATTTCGCCCTCGTTCCACGGTCCGTGAACGTCGGCACCATTAGACATATTGAAATACTGCTGTGTAAAGCGTGGATCGGCTGCCAATACCCCTGGTGGAAAGTTCGGCTGGATATCGTTTAAAGCCGCTTCGAACATCTTGTAATGCGCCACTTCACGGGTCATCAGGAAGGACAATGTTTCGTGAATGTAAGGATCATTGGTAAACTTCATCAGGTGTTCATAAACCAGCTTGGCGCGTGACTCTGAGGCAAGGTTACTGCGAAGATCGACGGTCAGGTCGCCATTTGAATGAATATAACTTGCACACCATGGTATGCCCTGGCTGTTGCGGGGCGTAACACCGCCGCCTGTAATAACGCCAAACTGTGGATTGGCGAATACTGCCTGGTGAATTATATCTTCTTTGGCAGCTTTACCATTCAAAACCTGCATGATCTCGGAACTGTCGGCAGCATTCTTAAGTTCGCCATTAACGCCTTTGAGGAGCATTTGAATAGTGGCGCCCACAATTTCAAGGTGACTGAATTCCTCCGTGGCGATATCCATCAGCATATCATATTTGTCAGGGTATGGCACCTTGGCACCAAAGGCTTGGGTGAAGTATTGCATGGCTGCGGCCAGTTCGCCATTCTCTCCGCCAAACTGTTCCAGTAATAAATTGGCAAACTGTGGGTCGGGGCGCGATACGCGCGCGTTAAATTGTAGTTCTTTTACATGGTGAAACATAACATTTGATTTTGGTAGATAGTGTTATGATACAACCATGGGTAGCGTTTTATGTTTTATAATTTAATTAATTTATTTAATAGGAAAATAAAAGTGATCTATTTTACCAATTATTAATATGACTACTGTTTCAATAAACTACAAAATTTGAGCATCGATTGCGGAGTAATGCTCCAGTTAGGGGCTTTAATATCACCCCAGGCTTTGGGGTTGTCGTATAAA from Mucilaginibacter sp. SJ includes:
- a CDS encoding SDR family oxidoreductase, with product MITKEQTPQKQDRQPGIEAKMHPAPEYIKDNYKAAGKLQGKIALITGGDSGIGRAVSVHFAQEGANVAIVYLDEDEDAEITKDLVELTGQQCLLIKGDVKDPAFCKHAVQQTIKEFGKLNILVNNAGMQFPQKDVRAIDPGQLDVTFRTNIFAYFYFAEAALDHMHAGDCIINTTSVTAYRSSPSLIDYSSTKGAITTFTRSLATNLTEKGIRVNAVAPGPVWTPLIVSTFDEEKIKKFGSETAMKRAGQPSELGPAYVFLASDDSSFITGQVIHVNGGEVVNG
- a CDS encoding manganese catalase family protein; this translates as MFHHVKELQFNARVSRPDPQFANLLLEQFGGENGELAAAMQYFTQAFGAKVPYPDKYDMLMDIATEEFSHLEIVGATIQMLLKGVNGELKNAADSSEIMQVLNGKAAKEDIIHQAVFANPQFGVITGGGVTPRNSQGIPWCASYIHSNGDLTVDLRSNLASESRAKLVYEHLMKFTNDPYIHETLSFLMTREVAHYKMFEAALNDIQPNFPPGVLAADPRFTQQYFNMSNGADVHGPWNEGEMPDLEKEFIYIADPVKHVRETQGLTQLEDDKARELKQAEKLNKQMSQEKSTEVKDSEPEGVAQWSSYPDNNNRV